A genomic segment from Corylus avellana chromosome ca5, CavTom2PMs-1.0 encodes:
- the LOC132181563 gene encoding ankyrin repeat-containing protein BDA1-like — protein sequence MDPRLVEAALNGNAIELQKLLQEDPLALERGSVAVYPETVLHIAAMSGQTEFVRELLKLKPDFATRLNKDGFSAIHLASANGFVETVRELLKFRRELALLKSSDGRTSLHCAAVAGRVQVIRELVGFFPDCIGEVTLRGETALHVAVKYNQFEAFEAMFDILKQINMQEILSAGDEDGNTVLHLAVARKLQIQTVKLLCGGDGSQQKAVDVNVTNKSGLTALDVSDVIQQMMMGEPTDYMLRDLLLRAGALRVSELEHIDTAHVHHRQISVTAAPPPQTIWQFLLHETSLLNPLRFWKALAKEVKKSPPETRNALLVVAVLIATITYQAILSPPMTFIAATILQVLILQTI from the exons atggatccCAGGTTGGTGGAGGCAGCACTTAATGGAAACGCCATTGAACTGCAGAAATTACTTCAAGAAGACCCCCTCGCACTTGAGAGAGGTTCAGTGGCAGTGTACCCGGAGACTGTCCTACACATTGCAGCCATGAGTGGGCAGACAGAGTTTGTGAGGGAGCTACTGAAGCTTAAACCAGATTTTGCCACCAGATTGAACAAGGACGGGTTTAGTGCAATACACTTAGCCTCCGCAAATGGGTTTGTGGAAACAGTAAGAGAGCTATTGAAGTTCAGGCGTGAGCTTGCCCTTCTCAAGAGCAGCGATGGAAGGACTTCTCTTCATTGTGCAGCTGTAGCTGGGAGGGTTCAAGTCATTAGGGAATTAGTTGGCTTTTTCCCCGACTGTATCGGAGAAGTTACTCTAAGAGGCGAGACTGCGCTTCACGTAGCCGTGAAGTATAACCAGTTTGAGGCCTTTGAAGCCATGTTTGATATACTGAAGCAGATTAACATGCAGGAAATTCTGAGTGCTGGGGATGAAGATGGCAACACTGTCTTACACCTTGCAGTTGCTAGGAAGCTGCAGATTCAG ACCGTTAAATTGCTATGTGGCGGTGATGGTAGCCAACAAAAAGCAGTCGATGTGAATGTGACCAACAAGAGTGGCTTAACTGCTTTGGATGTGTCCGATGTCATACAGCAAATGATGATGGGTGAACCCACTGATTACATGCTTAGGGATTTGCTTCTACGCGCAGGAGCCTTAAGAGTGTCCGAACTTGAACACATTGACACTGCTCATGTTCATCACAGGCAGATCTCGGTGACGGCGGCACCGCCTCCCCAAACTATCTGGCAGTTCTTATTACATGAGACCTCACTTCTAAACCCTTTAAGATTTTGGAAAGCATTAGCAAAAGAAGTGAAAAAGTCACCACCAGAAACTCGAAATGCTTTGCTCGTTGTGGCTGTTCTTATCGCAACTATAACCTACCAAGCCATACTGAGTCCCCCAATGACTTTTATAGCGGCGACGATTCTACAAGTGCTAATATTGCAAACAATTTAG